One part of the Tunicatimonas pelagia genome encodes these proteins:
- a CDS encoding bestrophin family ion channel — protein MAYQSLEWTFLRFRFEPLTVIGIAVSFLIGFKNNQSYDRFWEGRKIWGAIVNYSRTWANQVLHLVL, from the coding sequence ATAGCTTACCAATCTTTGGAATGGACATTTCTGCGCTTTCGATTTGAACCTCTTACGGTTATTGGCATTGCTGTTTCGTTTCTGATTGGTTTCAAAAATAATCAAAGCTACGACCGCTTTTGGGAAGGACGTAAAATCTGGGGAGCTATTGTCAACTACAGTCGTACTTGGGCTAATCAAGTACTCCATCTAGTGCTTTGA
- a CDS encoding RagB/SusD family nutrient uptake outer membrane protein, with translation MKSRYFVVLLALVVNFSTSCEDFLEEEPKALLSPDVLFSDLNGASIVMISAYDKLKKGWGHRSLVTLVENQSDLIQAKGSWASNSDFDQPLNSVNIGRSNNVWRRCYESINICNTVLAQVENMAVLPSQEEEKAALLGEARFVRALSYYYLVRLYGPVPIRTGTTTTPDEASEGVARTPESEVYDQLIVPDLQFAEQNCVDEWDDSNMGRATRWAAKALLAEVHLTTENWPEARRLAKEVIDSDMFSLVMVNQPDDFLQIYGADVVRHSEEIFSFKYSNVINGIGNWEAQFANGFNGGLYTVGNAGWNGHNANYTNPIVVNWSDDDFRKEFSTYFTIVLPDGTVDSVGFDARGVKHAHIRKWQDNAAPNITEAGNDIPVLRLPDMLLVHAEATAMENGGVEIAEAVESLNQVRRRAYGYDPAQASPIDYPPAGSYAGSFRDSVLVERSYEFFGEAKRWYDLLRTNTTAQAIETAFPELTFNPVRLRFPLPFEEIQNNSEISADDQNLGY, from the coding sequence ATGAAATCAAGATATTTTGTCGTACTGCTAGCACTAGTGGTCAACTTTAGCACCTCCTGCGAAGATTTCCTAGAAGAAGAACCAAAAGCATTGCTATCTCCTGACGTACTATTCTCTGATCTCAACGGGGCTTCTATCGTCATGATCAGTGCTTACGATAAGCTAAAAAAAGGTTGGGGGCATCGATCGCTTGTTACTTTAGTAGAGAACCAATCTGACCTCATTCAGGCTAAAGGGTCATGGGCCTCTAATTCAGACTTTGACCAACCGCTCAACTCGGTTAATATTGGCCGTAGCAACAACGTTTGGCGACGGTGCTACGAAAGTATTAATATCTGCAATACGGTACTGGCTCAAGTAGAAAATATGGCGGTGCTACCCAGCCAGGAAGAGGAAAAAGCGGCTCTATTAGGGGAAGCGCGGTTTGTTCGGGCACTTAGTTACTACTACTTGGTTCGACTTTACGGCCCAGTTCCCATTCGTACTGGCACCACCACCACTCCCGATGAAGCTAGTGAAGGGGTAGCCCGTACTCCCGAGAGCGAGGTGTACGACCAACTTATCGTTCCTGATTTACAGTTTGCCGAGCAAAATTGTGTAGACGAATGGGATGATAGCAATATGGGCCGGGCTACCCGATGGGCAGCAAAAGCGCTGCTGGCTGAAGTGCATCTAACAACCGAAAACTGGCCCGAAGCCCGTCGCCTGGCGAAGGAAGTAATTGACAGTGACATGTTTTCGTTAGTTATGGTTAACCAACCCGATGATTTTCTGCAAATCTATGGGGCTGATGTGGTGCGCCATTCTGAAGAAATTTTTTCTTTTAAGTACTCCAATGTTATTAATGGCATCGGAAACTGGGAGGCGCAGTTTGCCAATGGCTTTAACGGCGGACTGTACACGGTGGGCAACGCGGGCTGGAATGGACATAATGCCAATTACACCAATCCGATTGTTGTCAATTGGAGCGATGACGATTTCCGCAAAGAGTTCTCTACGTACTTTACGATCGTGTTGCCTGACGGTACTGTTGATTCAGTCGGTTTCGACGCTCGTGGGGTAAAGCATGCTCATATTCGGAAGTGGCAAGACAATGCGGCTCCTAATATTACAGAAGCTGGAAACGACATACCAGTGCTACGACTGCCCGATATGCTACTCGTTCACGCCGAAGCTACTGCAATGGAAAACGGCGGAGTAGAAATCGCCGAGGCAGTAGAAAGCCTCAACCAGGTTCGCCGTCGGGCTTACGGCTACGACCCAGCACAAGCGTCCCCGATCGACTACCCACCAGCGGGTTCTTATGCAGGTAGCTTTCGGGATTCAGTATTGGTGGAAAGAAGTTATGAGTTCTTTGGAGAAGCCAAGCGGTGGTACGACCTGCTCCGTACCAACACAACCGCTCAGGCAATTGAAACCGCTTTTCCAGAATTGACCTTTAACCCAGTACGCCTACGGTTCCCGCTTCCCTTCGAGGAAATTCAGAATAATTCGGAAATAAGTGCTGATGACCAGAATCTGGGATATTAA
- a CDS encoding IS630 family transposase, giving the protein MLKPWLKKQWCIAKVTGEYIARMEDILDLYQAPIVPGVARLCFDERPCQLLGHSISPLPVKPGQVEKQDHRYIRQGTCVLLLAYDIDQGLRYLQVRKQRTKRDYAECIYWLTTTHYAHVDKIKLVQDNLNTHQYGAFYERYTPAIAHAMKNKIEFHFTPKHASWLNSAEIEFSAIARQAISQRVESIQKMKHITHAWQEDRNQRRTKISWSFTTLQARTKMKQQYRI; this is encoded by the coding sequence CTGCTCAAACCTTGGCTCAAGAAGCAATGGTGTATCGCTAAGGTTACTGGTGAATATATCGCTAGAATGGAAGACATCCTTGATTTGTATCAAGCCCCGATCGTGCCGGGTGTAGCTCGGCTTTGTTTTGACGAGCGTCCGTGCCAGTTATTAGGACACAGCATCAGTCCATTGCCAGTGAAACCTGGACAGGTGGAAAAACAAGATCATAGATATATCCGTCAGGGCACTTGTGTGCTGCTGCTAGCTTATGATATAGATCAAGGCCTTCGCTATCTACAAGTCAGAAAGCAAAGAACTAAACGAGACTATGCTGAATGCATCTACTGGCTTACTACCACTCACTATGCTCATGTGGATAAGATCAAATTAGTACAGGACAACTTAAATACTCATCAGTATGGTGCCTTCTACGAACGATATACCCCAGCCATTGCCCATGCTATGAAAAACAAGATAGAGTTTCACTTTACCCCTAAGCACGCTAGCTGGCTCAATAGCGCTGAGATAGAGTTCTCGGCTATTGCCCGACAAGCGATCAGTCAGAGAGTTGAATCAATACAGAAAATGAAGCACATCACTCATGCATGGCAGGAAGATAGAAACCAAAGGCGCACTAAGATTTCCTGGAGTTTTACCACCCTACAGGCCAGAACTAAAATGAAACAACAGTATCGTATCTGA
- a CDS encoding helix-turn-helix domain-containing protein, with protein MGRTSKPLQLSTTDREDLKVYLSVGKRSARALRGAMTLKYLDEGLPIGRIEHLLDISRPTISQIRRRYLREGLETALCEKPRPGQPSKIGESEEAHITTLACSNPPEGRKQWTIRLLRDKVVELGYVETISRESVRKILKKSAQTLAQEAMVYR; from the coding sequence ATGGGAAGAACAAGTAAGCCGCTGCAACTGAGCACTACCGATCGGGAAGATTTAAAGGTCTACCTAAGCGTAGGCAAAAGGTCAGCCCGTGCCCTGAGAGGAGCAATGACCTTGAAATACTTAGATGAAGGACTGCCTATCGGGCGCATTGAACACCTGCTAGATATCAGTCGCCCTACCATCAGTCAGATTAGAAGGCGTTACCTGCGGGAAGGACTAGAAACAGCCCTTTGTGAAAAGCCTCGCCCCGGTCAGCCTTCCAAGATAGGTGAATCAGAAGAGGCCCATATAACTACGCTGGCCTGTAGCAATCCGCCGGAAGGGCGCAAACAATGGACTATTAGACTTCTACGAGATAAAGTAGTAGAGTTGGGGTATGTAGAGACGATCTCACGTGAATCGGTACGTAAGATTTTAAAAAAGTCTGCTCAAACCTTGGCTCAAGAAGCAATGGTGTATCGCTAA